The stretch of DNA GCTGACCTGGCTCACCTATCCCGGCCATGGAGCACCTGAGGTCGTTGGCCCCTTCGAGGAGAAATACGGCGTCAAGATCGTTGCGAAGGAATATAGTGGCGGCGAAAGACTGCTCGCCCTCATCCATGGCTCGCCCCCCGGCACCTTCGACGTGGTGCTCAGCGACGAGGCCTATGTGAACGAGCTCAAGCAGGCCGACTTCATCGAGCCCATGAATCCCGCCGACTATCCGATCAGTGATTTCTGGCCGGAATTCCAGAAATTCCCACTGCACTGGATCGATGATCAGCTTTACACCGTGATGACCAGCTGGGGCATCAATGGTTTGGCCTATAATGCCGATCAGCTGACCGCGGATGATGCAAGCTCCTACGCCATCATGTGGGACCAGAAGATCAAGGGCAAGGTCGGCATGCGCGACTGGTACCTGCCCTGCATGGGCTGCATCAGCGCCTATCTCGGCAACAAGAAACCCTATGATCTGAACGATGAGCAGTTCGAGAAGCTGAAGGAGACCATCTTCTCGCTCAAACCCCAGGTGGCGGGCTTTTGGGATTTTGCGGCAATCTTTGATTCCTTCGCCAATGGCGGGGCGATGGTCGTTCCCGGCACCGGTGAATGGATGGTCGGCCTGCTGCAGCGCGATGGGCACAATATTCGGGCATCCGTGCCCAAGGAAGGCGCCATCATCTGGACCGAGAGCGCCTCGATCGTGAAGGGCACCAAGAAGCAGGAGCTCGCTAAGGAGTTCATCCGCTATCTCGTGAGCCCCGAAGGGCAACGCCGCCTGATGCTGAAATCCTCCTACATGGCCTCAGGGCCGAGCAAGCCCGCCTGGGAGCTTCTGAACAAGGAGAACCTGAAGGAGGCAAAGATGATCAATATGGATCTCAATGCCCCGAACCTGCTCGATGATTATCGGGCCGGGCGCATCTTGCTTCGCGAGCTGCCCACGCATCAGTCCAGTGAGGATTGGCAGGACGTCTGGACCGAATTCCAGAGCCTCTGACCGCATCGACTGGACGCTTCATATGAGCTGGAATGGCAAAAGCACGCCCGGCACGAAGAGAGGGTGGCGCTTCCCGGGCTTTGCTGTCTTCTGGGGATCGCCGCTCGCCCTGTGGCAGATCATCTTCTTTCTGGCCCCGCTGCTGTTCCTGATCGCGCTAAGCTTCTGGACCGTTCGCAGCTACCGATTGACCCCCGACCTCACCCTGGCCAACTGGACCCGGATCCTCAACACGGGGTTCTTCTGGGACGGCTACTTGCGGTCGCTGTGGTATGCCGCGATCGCCTCGGTCGTTGCCTCCATACTCGCCTTCCCGCTGGCCTATACCCTGGCCTTCAAAGTCTCGCCGCGGACGCGATTGCTCGGAGCCTGCCTGCTCATCACCCCCTTCTTCACATCCTACCTGGTTCGTGCTTATACCTGGCGCACGATGCTCGGCACCAACGGCGTTGTAAACCACATCCTCGGC from Rhodoligotrophos sp. CJ14 encodes:
- a CDS encoding ABC transporter permease; this encodes MSWNGKSTPGTKRGWRFPGFAVFWGSPLALWQIIFFLAPLLFLIALSFWTVRSYRLTPDLTLANWTRILNTGFFWDGYLRSLWYAAIASVVASILAFPLAYTLAFKVSPRTRLLGACLLITPFFTSYLVRAYTWRTMLGTNGVVNHILGGIGIGPIEMVDTPFATQIGFLTLVFPLVALLQLLSLAFVDRRLIEAAHNLGAGRLRTVFAVIIPSAKVGLVLGAAFAFVLAFGDFVSPQLLGGSNPPTVSLLVIDQVRAGSHWPRASVIALIMIATLLVVVSAAMSIAYRRAGK
- a CDS encoding ABC transporter substrate-binding protein; translated protein: MKLRNFTNRVTTRRQLLQAAAVTTGAALVSQMPFRAAEAQSDEKVLTWLTYPGHGAPEVVGPFEEKYGVKIVAKEYSGGERLLALIHGSPPGTFDVVLSDEAYVNELKQADFIEPMNPADYPISDFWPEFQKFPLHWIDDQLYTVMTSWGINGLAYNADQLTADDASSYAIMWDQKIKGKVGMRDWYLPCMGCISAYLGNKKPYDLNDEQFEKLKETIFSLKPQVAGFWDFAAIFDSFANGGAMVVPGTGEWMVGLLQRDGHNIRASVPKEGAIIWTESASIVKGTKKQELAKEFIRYLVSPEGQRRLMLKSSYMASGPSKPAWELLNKENLKEAKMINMDLNAPNLLDDYRAGRILLRELPTHQSSEDWQDVWTEFQSL